In the genome of Neodiprion pinetum isolate iyNeoPine1 chromosome 2, iyNeoPine1.2, whole genome shotgun sequence, one region contains:
- the LOC124212227 gene encoding uncharacterized protein, with product MLTRSPTLDLVARARARTFQSLREQQRAGRTDAASARTLAALERAALAREWRADLSRPNLPSGRLRGAILANWEDWFSAKHGRVTFHLTQIATGHGCFEGFLHKIGRATDPVCKQCGGAVDTAEHTVEACPAWETK from the coding sequence ATGCTGACGCGATCTCCAACGCTGGACCTGGTAGCGAGGGCGCGAGCCCGTACATTCCAAAGCCTCCGGGAGCAACAACGCGCGGGAAGGACCGACGCAGCAAGCGCGCGCACCTTGGCGGCGTTGGAACGGGCAGCTCTAGCAAGGGAATGGAGGGCGGACCTGAGCAGGCCCAACCTCCCTAGCGGGCGCCTCAGAGGTGCCATATTGGCGAATTGGGAGGACTGGTTCAGCGCGAAACACGGAAGGGTAACTTTCCACCTGACCCAAATCGCGACGGGTCATGGATGCTTCGAGGGCTTTCTGCACAAGATAGGCAGAGCCACGGACCCGGTATGCAAGCAATGCGGGGGGGCCGTGGACACAGCGGAACACACGGTGGAGGCGTGCCCGGCCTGGGAGACGAAGTGA
- the LOC124212226 gene encoding uncharacterized protein, which yields MVNYKFACVLHDLNADLLVNNDEAVRLPDFFVRIGMSIVPLQPTNHSIDANTWIDVCAVSNLAALDSWGQSGQPFLSSHDLIYFCLTYKHPKPFRRIVKCLSWMGADFVVAAEMINSRLHELDEDDGGTLRSLDSRLNKLNDLFKNVVDQCVPVREFVAKRHAAPWITQELRDIRRDRDRCYRRFKRSGHRQAWEDYVMLRRQAQSLWKKSQASYLQSVFNRAGHTKQFWAEMDRLGLTVMSAKSCDALRFSIEDLNDYYGTITGGRQLPSLDEVIAGLVRPGAGALFSFARVDVPEVVECISLRASRAEGVDSISAHVLKTFKDLFGPLITDLIDLSLDIGCYPTLWHSSLITPIPKIRSPQSVADMRPISILCAMSKLCERVVLNQIIRFLNDYDVLDRCQTGFRPGMGTQTAVIKFVDDVRCGIDEQLVTLAVFIDLTKAFDSVDHLLLLLIFSMLMMVLFTSRVSSLSKMVALKG from the exons ATGGTCAACTATAAGTTTGCTTGCGTACTTCATGACTTGAATGCTGATCTCTTAGTCAATAATGATGAAGCAGTGAGATTACCAGACTTTTTTGTTAGAATTGGTATGAGTATTGTGCCTTTGCAGCCAACAAATCACTCTATCGATGCAAATACTTGGATTGATGTTTGTGCCGTTAGTAATCTTGCTGCTCTTGATTCCTGGGGTCAGTCGGGTCAGCCTTTTCTGTCTTCGCATGACCTGATTTACTTCTGTCTCACGTATAAACATCCAAAGCCTTTCAGACGGATTGTGAAGTGTTTATCGTGGATGGGGGCTGATTTTGTTGTCGCGGCGGAAATGATTAATTCAAGACTGCACGAGCTGGATGAGGATGATGGTGGTACACTGCGGTCTTTAGACTCGCGTCTCAATAAGCTGAACGACTTGTTCAAAAATGTTGTGGATCAGTGCGTTCCTGTGCGCGAGTTTGTTGCTAAGCGTCACGCGGCTCCATGGATCACGCAGGAGCTAAGAGACATTCGTCGAGATCGTGATAGGTGCTATCGGCGGTTTAAGAGAAGTGGTCATCGGCAGGCTTGGGAAGACTACGTTATGTTGCGGCGTCAAGCTCAGTCACTCTGGAAGAAGAGTCAAGCCAGTTATCTTCAATCCGTGTTCAATCGTGCTGGGCATACGAAGCAGTTTTGGGCTGAAATGGACAGGCTTGGGTTGACAGTAATGTCTGCTAAGTCATGTGATGCTTTGCGTTTTAGTATTGAGGACTTAAATGATTACTATGGTACAATAACTGGAGGCCGTCAGCTTCCGTCGCTGGATGAAGTGATAGCAGGCTTGGTGAGGCCAGGGGCTGGTGCTCtgttctcattcgctcgtgtCGATGTGCCTGAGGTTGTTGAGTGCATTTCGCTTAGGGCTTCGCGGGCTGAAGGTGTCGACAGCATCTCAGCTCACGTGCTGAAGACATTCAAGGATCTGTTTGGGCCGCTGATCACAGACTTAATTGATTTATCGTTGGACATTGGGTGCTACCCGACGCTTTGGCATTCGTCGCTCATCACGCCGATACCCAAGATTCGTAGCCCGCAATCTGTAGCTGATATGCGCCCGATATCGATACTATGTGCAATGTCTAAGCTTTGTGAGCGTGTAGTGCTGAACCAGATTATTCGATTTCTTAATGACTACGATGTCCTGGATCGGTGTCAAACGGGCTTTCGGCCTGGTATGGGTACACAGACAGCTGTGATTAAGTTTGTGGATGACGTGCGATGTGGCATAGATGAACAGTTAGTGACTTTGGCTGTGTTTATTGACTTAACGAAAGCTTTCGATTCTGTTGATCATCTGCTCTTGCTAC TCATCTTTTCTATGCTGATGATGGTACTATTTACCTCACGTGTAAGCTCTCTGAGTAAAATGGTGGCATTGAAAGGATGA